In Drosophila pseudoobscura strain MV-25-SWS-2005 chromosome 4, UCI_Dpse_MV25, whole genome shotgun sequence, the following proteins share a genomic window:
- the LOC4816973 gene encoding protein peste, translating into MIGKQRILRTGVAGLLLFTCSLCATLYLERIEQWVLEGFMVLRPNSLITDLWESPSMDTAVDLYMFNWTNSEHLNDPTVKPRFEEFGPYRFKEKMQKLNVVWHDENSTVSYMRRSRFDFDEAGSAGRPTDPIVAPNLLIVGIYQKMWSWSPMLRTLMLMTLNLYGKETTMVRPAGDWMFDGFDTPLLKMSKMVPTNLMPELNFPYEKIGYAYPRNGSMEIYGHHNVYTGRQDFSKLGQIARWRYNNVTASSPRCRLKGSAGEFHPIPLEKGRNISYFLPDICRELEVDYHSTTVFEGVEGYVYKGTARNMANGTDNPQNSCYCQDNCQEVRSGLLNISSCWYGAPVFASYPHFHQADPYYVEQVDGMKPDKDRHELVVILEPKTGMILEIKARIMASLLVEPRPSGIYRKSRRTFFPLIWADYHVRITPDLLTYVKLIPIMESLGKVCGCLGIALGLVMMLWYPRQMLWKKLLMQKIEINALDTRTPEQIKGVEESPLLIGVQYVPPIKEGASPS; encoded by the exons ATGATTGGAAAACAGCGCATTCTGAGGACGGGTGTGGCGGGTCTGCTGTTGTTTACCTGCAGTCTATGCGCAACTCTCTATCTAGAGCGTATAGAGCAATGGGTCTTGGAGGGGTTCATGGTATTGAGACCAAACTCCCTGATCACAGATCTGTGGGAGTCCCCTTCGATGGACACGGCCGTGGATCTTTACATGTTCAATTGGACCAATTCGGAGCACCTCAATGATCCAACAGTGAAGCCTCGATTCGAGGAGTTCGGACCCTACAGGTTCAAGGAAAAGATGCAAAAGCTGAATGTGGTCTGGCACGATGAGAACTCCACGGTCTCGTACATGCGTCGCAGTCGCTTCGATTTCGATGAGGCGGGCAGTGCGGGACGGCCCACGGATCCCATCGTGGCCCCCAATCTGCTGATTGTTGGCATTTACCAGAAGATGTGGAGCTGGAGCCCCATGCTGCGGACCCTCATGCTGATGACCCTGAATCTGTACGGCAAGGAAACCACCATGGTTCGTCCTGCCGGTGACTGGATGTTCGATGGCTTTGACACGCCTCTTCTCAAGATGAGCAAAATGGTTCCCACCAACTTGATGCCCGAACTTAATTTTCCCTACGAGAAAATTGGATATGCTTATCCT CGCAATGGCAGCATGGAGATCTATGGCCATCACAATGTATACACGGGACGCCAGGACTTTAGTAAGTTGGGACAGATCGCCCGTTGGCGGTATAACAATGTCACTGCCTCTAGTCCCAGATGCCGACTAAAGGGAAGTGCTGGGGAGTTCCATCCGATTCCTTTGGAAAAGGGCAGAAATATCTCCTACTTCCTTCCCGACATTTGTCGCGAACTGGAGGTGGACTACCACTCAACCACCGTTTTCGAGGGCGTAGAGGGATATGTTTACAAGGGCACTGCCCGGAACATGGCAAATG GCACTGATAATCCACAAAATAGTTGCTACTGCCAGGATAACTGCCAGGAGGTACGATCGGGTTTGTTGAACATCTCCTCCTGCTGGTACGGAGCGCCCGTTTTTGCCTCCTATCCACATTTCCACCAGGCCGATCCGTATTATGTGGAGCAGGTGGATGGAATGAAACCAGATAAGGATCGTCATGAATTGGTGGTCATTCTGGAGCCGAAGACGGGCATGATTCTGGAGATCAAGGCACGCATAATGGCCAGCCTCCTTGTAGAGCCACGACCATCAGG AATCTATCGCAAGTCGCGTCGGACATTCTTTCCCCTAATCTGGGCCGACTACCATGTGCGCATCACTCCCGATCTTTTGACCTACGTCAAGCTAATACCGATCATGGAGAGCCTGGGAAAGGTATGCGGCTGCCTGGGCATTGCCCTGGGTCTGGTAATGATGTTGTGGTATCCGAGACAGATGCTCTGGAAGAAGCTTCTCATGCAGAAGATCGAAATCAATGCACTGGACACTCGCACCCCTGAACAGATAAAGGGAGTGGAAGAGTCCCCGCTGTTGATCGGTGTCCAATACGTGCCCCCCATCAAGGAGGGGGCGAGTCCAAGCTGA
- the LOC4816870 gene encoding uncharacterized protein isoform X2, with the protein MTTTTTADTAPTPASGSASLLQLNDDVLALIIRHLNVYQQYELGKLHRRLENIVQMLWRTRVRNVALHDEMFKRSSPNSRQFLAFVLTLAPHMQRLSCQRLDVRRLRLLSSHTLSGVTSLEWLGDGHRRGRARFVDEDVRLLRRVFPSLRKLKLRGCQITGKYLCDLELLNELCLDDCQYLESQHFRDLFRQLKLRKFDIMEDCDEVNCCDLVDLQLCPTLEHIKIADYHLCMESDITQQLLQLPRLNKLSIYSKNFVFDVLSRIARPSYPTGRSRLIEGFRFSGILHDYERFFRELGNLRNLRRLELHGHGEEEGQLQCLGDQMLRHLSSALPELTELHLCGYQLESPLSLLGFVTHCRQLRVLDITRTRCHGDAFVWSCLAILNKQRWRTQPLELWIRKSDIKPEIMDSSRLMDNEKHIKIDCKQIPNSLDHTSGVLKFSFAR; encoded by the coding sequence GCTGCATCGTCGCCTGGAGAACATTGTGCAGATGCTGTGGCGGACACGAGTGAGGAATGTGGCGCTGCACGATGAGATGTTCAAGCGTTCCAGCCCCAATTCGCGTCAGTTTCTGGCCTTTGTGCTTACCCTGGCACCGCACATGCAGCGTTTGAGCTGCCAGCGGCTGGATGTGAGGCGGCTTCGCCTGTTGAGCAGCCATACCCTGTCCGGGGTGACCAGCCTGGAGTGGCTGGGCGATGGCCATCGCCGTGGTCGTGCCCGCTTTGTGGACGAGGATGTGCGCCTGCTGCGGCGTGTGTTTCCCTCGCTGCGAAAACTCAAACTCCGTGGATGCCAAATCACTGGAAAGTATCTGTGCGATTTGGAGTTACTCAACGAGCTCTGCCTGGACGACTGCCAGTACCTGGAGTCGCAGCACTTTCGGGACCTTTTCCGACAGCTGAAACTACGTAAATTTGATATTATGGAGGACTGCGATGAGGTCAACTGCTGCGACCTGGTGGACCTGCAGCTGTGCCCCACGCTGGAGCACATCAAAATTGCCGACTACCATCTGTGCATGGAGTCGGACATCacccagcagctgctgcagctgccacgcCTCAACAAGCTGTCCATTTACTCCAAGAACTTTGTCTTCGATGTGCTGTCGCGCATAGCGCGTCCCAGCTATCCCACGGGCAGATCCAGGCTAATCGAGGGCTTCCGCTTCAGCGGAATCCTCCACGACTACGAGAGGTTCTTTAGGGAACTCGGCAATCTGCGGAATCTAAGGAGACTGGAGCTGCACGGCCACGGCGAAGAGGAGGGCCAGTTGCAGTGCCTCGGAGACCAAATGCTGCGTCATCTCTCCTCCGCACTCCCGGAACTCACTGAACTGCACCTGTGCGGCTACCAGTTGGAGAGTCCCTTGAGTCTGCTTGGATTTGTCACCCACTGTCGCCAGCTGCGGGTTCTGGACATAACCCGAACCCGCTGCCATGGCGATGCCTTTGTCTGGAGCTGTCTGGCAATCCTCAACAAACAGCGATGGCGCACACAGCCACTGGAGCTGTGGATACGCAAGAGTGATATTAAACCCGAAATTATGGACAGTTCCCGTCTCATGGACAACGAGAAACACATCAAAATCGATTGCAAACAGATACCAAACAGCCTGGATCACACGTCTGGGGTCCTCAAGTTCAGCTTTGCGAGATGA